A region of Malaciobacter marinus DNA encodes the following proteins:
- the aceE gene encoding pyruvate dehydrogenase (acetyl-transferring), homodimeric type: MSDIQLKDIDPNETKEWLEALDTIIEEDGTDRAHYLLEKLIDKARRSGGYLPFKATTAYLNTIPVHQEPKMPANLLLERKIRSIIRWNAQTMVLRASKKNLELGGHIASFASSATLYDVGFNHFFRAPSEKDGGDLIFFQGHISPGIYARSFVEGRISEEQMDNFRQEVDGKGLSSYPHPKLMPEYWQFPTVSMGLGPIQAIYQARFLKYLTDRGIKDCSNQKVYCFMGDGECDEPESLGAIGLAGREGLDNLIFVVNCNLQRLDGPVRGNGKIIQELEGEFRGAKWEVIKVIWGRYWDPLLEKDKSGKLIKVMNETVDGEYQNYKQKGGAYTRENFFNKYEETKELVANMGDDEIWRLNRGGHDPVKVYAAYKKANETKGRPTVILAKTVKGYGMGDAAEGKNIAHGVKKIDFDTLRKFRDRFDIPISDEQIKELPYYKPAEDSEEMQYLRERRAALGGYVPQRRKEFSDKLTIPKLDAFDAILKGSGDREVSTTMVLVRILSSLVKDKSIGKSIVPIVPDEARTFGMEGMFRQIGIYAHEGQKYVPQDRDQVAYYKEDKKGQVLQEGINELGAMGSWVAAATSYSVNDCPMIPFYVYYSMFGFQRIGDMAWAAGDLQARGFLVGGTSGRTTLNGEGLQHQDGHSHILANTIPNCISYDPTYGYELAVIVQNGIERMYGEKQENVFYYLTTLNENYKQPELPEGVEEGIIKGIYKLEDVKAKENYNVKLLGCGSILEQVRQAAQILSDDYGISSEVYSVTSFNELTREAQDIDRYNTLHPDEEKKVPFITETLGDNEDNIIVSATDYIKLYSEQVRAYVKGSFKALGTDGFGRSDSRENLRAHFEVDSRFIVFTTISQLVEKGILEKSVLLDTIKKFKINTEKVNPLKA, encoded by the coding sequence ATGTCAGATATACAATTAAAAGATATTGACCCTAACGAAACTAAAGAATGGTTAGAGGCACTTGATACAATTATCGAAGAAGATGGGACAGATAGAGCTCACTACTTACTTGAAAAACTTATTGATAAAGCAAGAAGAAGTGGAGGATATCTTCCTTTTAAAGCTACGACTGCATATTTAAATACTATTCCTGTGCATCAAGAACCTAAGATGCCAGCAAATTTATTATTAGAAAGAAAAATTAGATCAATTATTAGATGGAATGCACAAACTATGGTTTTAAGAGCTTCAAAAAAGAACTTAGAACTAGGTGGACATATTGCATCTTTTGCATCTTCTGCAACTTTATATGATGTTGGATTTAACCACTTCTTTAGAGCACCAAGTGAAAAAGATGGTGGAGATTTGATATTTTTCCAAGGACATATTTCTCCTGGTATTTATGCAAGAAGTTTTGTAGAGGGTAGAATTTCAGAAGAACAAATGGATAACTTTAGACAAGAAGTAGATGGAAAAGGTCTTTCATCATATCCACATCCAAAACTAATGCCAGAGTATTGGCAATTTCCTACTGTATCTATGGGACTTGGACCAATACAAGCAATTTATCAAGCTAGATTTTTAAAATACTTAACTGATAGAGGTATTAAAGATTGTAGTAATCAAAAAGTTTATTGTTTCATGGGTGATGGTGAGTGTGATGAGCCTGAATCTTTAGGTGCAATTGGACTTGCTGGACGTGAGGGATTAGATAACTTAATTTTTGTTGTAAATTGTAACTTACAAAGACTTGATGGGCCTGTAAGAGGTAATGGAAAAATCATTCAAGAGCTTGAGGGTGAATTTAGAGGTGCAAAATGGGAAGTTATTAAAGTTATTTGGGGAAGATACTGGGATCCTTTATTAGAAAAAGATAAATCAGGTAAATTAATAAAAGTTATGAATGAAACTGTTGATGGTGAGTATCAAAACTATAAACAAAAAGGTGGAGCTTACACAAGAGAGAATTTCTTTAATAAGTATGAAGAAACAAAAGAATTAGTTGCAAATATGGGTGATGATGAAATCTGGAGATTAAACAGAGGTGGACACGACCCTGTAAAAGTATATGCAGCTTATAAAAAAGCCAATGAGACAAAAGGAAGACCAACTGTAATATTAGCAAAAACTGTTAAAGGTTATGGTATGGGTGATGCTGCTGAGGGTAAAAATATTGCTCATGGTGTTAAAAAGATTGATTTTGATACATTAAGAAAATTTAGAGATAGATTTGATATTCCTATTTCAGATGAACAGATAAAAGAGCTTCCTTATTATAAACCAGCTGAAGATAGCGAAGAAATGCAATACTTAAGAGAAAGAAGAGCAGCTCTTGGTGGATATGTTCCTCAAAGAAGAAAAGAGTTTAGTGATAAGTTAACTATTCCAAAACTTGATGCATTTGACGCAATATTAAAAGGAAGTGGTGATAGAGAAGTTTCTACTACTATGGTACTTGTAAGAATTTTAAGTTCACTAGTAAAAGACAAATCAATTGGAAAAAGCATTGTTCCTATTGTTCCAGATGAAGCTAGAACATTTGGTATGGAAGGTATGTTTAGACAAATTGGTATTTATGCTCACGAAGGACAAAAATATGTTCCTCAAGATAGAGATCAAGTAGCATACTATAAAGAAGATAAAAAAGGACAAGTACTTCAAGAAGGTATCAATGAGCTTGGAGCAATGGGTTCATGGGTTGCTGCAGCTACTTCATACTCTGTAAATGATTGTCCAATGATTCCATTTTATGTATATTATTCAATGTTTGGATTCCAAAGAATTGGTGATATGGCATGGGCAGCGGGAGATTTACAAGCAAGAGGTTTCTTAGTTGGTGGAACATCAGGTAGAACTACATTAAATGGTGAGGGATTACAACATCAAGATGGACACTCTCATATTTTAGCAAATACTATACCAAATTGTATTTCATATGACCCAACTTATGGTTATGAACTGGCTGTTATAGTACAAAATGGTATTGAAAGAATGTATGGTGAAAAACAAGAAAATGTATTCTATTACTTAACAACACTAAATGAAAACTATAAACAACCTGAACTTCCAGAAGGTGTAGAAGAGGGTATTATAAAAGGTATTTATAAATTAGAAGATGTAAAAGCAAAAGAAAACTACAATGTAAAACTACTTGGTTGTGGTTCTATTTTAGAGCAAGTAAGACAAGCTGCACAAATTTTATCTGATGATTATGGAATCTCTTCTGAGGTTTACTCAGTTACTTCATTTAATGAATTAACAAGAGAAGCACAAGATATTGATAGATACAATACTTTACACCCAGATGAAGAGAAAAAAGTACCATTTATTACTGAAACTTTAGGTGATAATGAAGACAATATTATTGTTTCTGCAACTGATTATATTAAATTATACTCAGAACAAGTAAGAGCTTATGTAAAAGGAAGCTTTAAAGCATTAGGAACTGATGGATTTGGTAGATCTGATAGTAGAGAGAATTTAAGAGCTCACTTTGAAGTTGATTCAAGATTTATTGTATTTACTACGATTTCTCAATTAGTAGAAAAAGGAATACTTGAAAAATCAGTATTATTAGATACAATTAAAAAATTTAAAATCAATACAGAAAAAGTAAACCCATTAAAAGCATAA